The Bacteroidota bacterium genome contains a region encoding:
- a CDS encoding DUF2283 domain-containing protein encodes MKIYYDKEIDAAYIELSTEKPEGVIEIKEGVHLDITADNRIVGIEFLDASKKISLSSLFEYQVAEDLVHI; translated from the coding sequence ATGAAAATATATTATGATAAAGAAATAGATGCAGCGTATATCGAATTATCAACAGAAAAACCGGAAGGTGTTATTGAGATTAAAGAGGGTGTACATCTCGATATTACAGCCGACAACCGAATTGTTGGCATTGAATTTTTGGATGCTTCTAAAAAGATTTCACTTTCTTCATTATTTGAATACCAAGTAGCTGAAGATTTGGTTCATATTTAA